One genomic region from Bradyrhizobium icense encodes:
- a CDS encoding ABC transporter permease: protein MSEIAAHHGISWHRIQAMVLRYWYLLMSSWPRLLELIYWPALQIITWGFLQNYIAQNDNFFARAGGTLIGAVILWDILFRGQLGFSISFLEEMWARNLGNLMMSPLKPIEFLISLMIMSLIRLAIGVIPMTLLALFFFDFNFFAIGLPLVAFFCNLIFTSWSLGIFVSGLVLRNGLGAESIVWTMMFGLMPLACVYYPVAVLPAWLQWIAWLLPPTYVFEGMRALLIDHVFRSDLMVWSLAINTVLFIASFAIFLALLRSAKRHGSLLGGGE from the coding sequence ATGAGCGAGATTGCCGCCCATCACGGGATTTCCTGGCACCGCATCCAGGCGATGGTGCTGCGCTACTGGTATCTCCTGATGTCGTCGTGGCCGCGGCTGCTGGAGCTGATCTACTGGCCGGCGCTGCAGATCATCACCTGGGGTTTTCTGCAGAACTACATCGCGCAGAATGACAATTTCTTCGCGCGCGCCGGCGGCACGCTGATCGGCGCTGTCATCCTGTGGGACATCCTGTTCCGCGGCCAGCTCGGGTTTTCGATCTCGTTCCTCGAGGAGATGTGGGCGCGCAACCTCGGCAACCTGATGATGAGCCCGCTGAAGCCGATCGAGTTTCTGATCTCGCTGATGATCATGAGCCTGATCCGGCTCGCGATCGGCGTGATTCCGATGACGCTGCTGGCGCTGTTCTTCTTCGATTTCAATTTCTTCGCGATCGGCCTGCCGCTGGTCGCGTTCTTCTGCAATCTGATCTTTACGAGCTGGTCGCTCGGCATCTTTGTTTCCGGCCTGGTGCTGCGCAACGGGCTCGGGGCCGAGAGCATCGTCTGGACGATGATGTTCGGTTTGATGCCGCTCGCCTGCGTCTACTACCCGGTCGCGGTACTGCCCGCCTGGCTGCAATGGATCGCCTGGCTGCTGCCGCCGACCTATGTATTCGAGGGCATGCGCGCGCTCCTGATCGATCACGTATTCAGGAGCGACCTGATGGTCTGGTCGCTTGCCATCAACACGGTGCTGTTCATTGCCTCCTTTGCGATCTTTCTTGCCCTTTTGCGCAGTGCCAAACGTCACGGATCTTTGCTCGGAGGTGGCGAATAA
- a CDS encoding ActR/PrrA/RegA family redox response regulator transcription factor has translation MNAIAELNDLADRSLLIVEDDKPFLERLSRAMETRGFAVTSCDTVSDGLAQINKAAPAFAVVDLRLGDGNGLDVVSALKRKRPDARTIVLTGYGNIATAVTAVKMGAVDYLSKPADADDVVAALLASGTEKSELPSNPMSADRVRWEHIQRIYEMCNRNVSETARRLNMHRRTLQRILAKRAPR, from the coding sequence TTGAACGCCATCGCCGAACTGAACGATCTCGCCGACCGCTCGCTGCTGATCGTCGAGGACGACAAGCCGTTTCTGGAGCGCCTGTCGCGCGCGATGGAAACCCGCGGTTTCGCGGTGACATCCTGCGATACCGTTTCCGACGGACTGGCGCAGATCAACAAGGCGGCGCCGGCCTTTGCGGTCGTGGACCTGCGGCTCGGTGACGGCAACGGGCTTGACGTGGTGTCGGCACTGAAGCGCAAGCGTCCCGATGCGCGCACCATCGTGCTGACCGGTTACGGCAACATCGCAACCGCCGTCACGGCGGTGAAGATGGGCGCGGTGGACTATCTCTCGAAGCCGGCGGATGCCGACGACGTGGTCGCGGCGCTGCTCGCCAGCGGCACCGAAAAGTCCGAGCTGCCGTCCAATCCGATGTCGGCGGATCGCGTGCGCTGGGAACACATCCAGCGCATCTATGAAATGTGCAACCGCAACGTCTCCGAAACCGCGCGGCGTCTGAACATGCATCGCCGCACCCTGCAGCGCATTCTCGCGAAACGCGCGCCGCGGTAA
- a CDS encoding M48 family metallopeptidase, which produces MICFCAERFPWRRIWQNPGELLLPGLQEMATRALLYRRPAEPATLLVKHGSQIFAIRLRRHRRARRYTLRIHPTDREAILTMPPRGTLMEAKDFAQLHGGWIAARLGRLPKAAPFQVGTIVPLRGVPHRLVHRAGERGTVWTETRDSGEKILCVAGGYEHMDRRVHDFLKREARKDLHKASLAYAAELGVRVRRVSIRDQSSRWGSCTSAGSLSYSWRLILAPPYVLDYLAAHEVAHLVEMNHSPRFWRVVDRICDHVERAKRWLDTHGNDLHRYGVED; this is translated from the coding sequence ATGATTTGTTTTTGCGCCGAGCGATTTCCCTGGCGGCGGATATGGCAGAATCCGGGCGAACTCCTGCTCCCCGGACTCCAAGAAATGGCTACTCGCGCCCTCCTTTATCGGCGGCCCGCCGAACCCGCGACTCTTTTGGTCAAACACGGCTCGCAAATCTTTGCGATCAGACTGCGCCGGCATCGCCGGGCGCGGCGTTACACGTTGCGCATTCATCCGACGGATCGTGAAGCGATCCTGACCATGCCGCCGCGCGGCACGTTGATGGAAGCCAAGGACTTTGCGCAGCTTCACGGCGGCTGGATCGCAGCCCGTCTCGGCCGCTTGCCAAAGGCCGCACCCTTTCAGGTCGGCACCATCGTGCCGCTGCGCGGCGTTCCGCATCGTCTGGTGCATCGCGCCGGCGAACGCGGCACGGTGTGGACCGAAACCCGCGACAGCGGCGAGAAGATTTTGTGCGTGGCCGGCGGCTACGAGCACATGGACCGGCGCGTCCACGACTTTCTCAAGCGCGAAGCGCGCAAGGATCTGCACAAGGCATCGCTCGCCTATGCTGCGGAACTCGGTGTGCGGGTCCGGCGGGTGTCGATCCGCGATCAGTCGAGTCGCTGGGGGTCATGCACCTCGGCCGGCTCATTGTCCTACTCCTGGCGCTTGATCCTCGCGCCGCCCTATGTGCTGGACTATCTCGCCGCCCATGAGGTCGCCCATCTCGTCGAGATGAACCATTCGCCCAGGTTCTGGCGGGTGGTCGACCGCATCTGCGACCATGTCGAACGCGCCAAGCGCTGGCTCGATACCCACGGCAACGATTTGCATCGGTACGGGGTCGAGGATTAG
- a CDS encoding ActS/PrrB/RegB family redox-sensitive histidine kinase has protein sequence MSDVAASDFRHPHRFVSLDTILRLRWLAALGQLTAIFIVAHGLEFDFPIIACVAVVGISALLNLALQIAFNPMQRLEPAYAAALLALNIVELAALLFLTGGLQNPFSFLFLGPVLISATVLPIRMTVGLGLLAVACASALVFFHLPLPWDSEDPLVLPPIYLFGVWLSIVLAIGVTSLYAFQATEEARKLSDALAATELVLTREQHLTQLDGLAAAAAHELGTPLSTIFLISRELEKTVEGNDQLASDLKTLREQAQRCRDILAKITQLSSSGAPFDLMPLSTLIEEAVAPHRDFGVAIRVRLAVAATREPVGARNPAILYGIGNILENAVDFARTTVDVNAWWNADTVEIVISDDGPGIAPDMLKRIGEPYLSRRRSAVEPHSARAGLGLGIFIARTLLERTGARVSFANRTFPDHGAVVRIVWPRARFETEEPTETAAGSAD, from the coding sequence ATGTCCGACGTTGCAGCCTCCGATTTCCGTCATCCGCACCGCTTTGTCAGTCTCGATACGATCCTCCGGCTGCGCTGGCTGGCGGCGCTCGGCCAGCTCACCGCGATCTTCATCGTGGCGCACGGGCTGGAGTTCGACTTTCCCATCATTGCCTGCGTCGCCGTCGTCGGCATTTCGGCACTGCTCAATCTTGCCCTGCAGATCGCCTTCAACCCGATGCAACGGCTGGAACCGGCCTATGCGGCGGCGCTGCTCGCGCTCAACATCGTCGAATTGGCCGCGCTGCTGTTCCTGACCGGGGGCTTGCAGAACCCGTTTTCATTTCTGTTCCTCGGTCCCGTCCTGATCTCCGCGACGGTGTTGCCGATCCGGATGACGGTTGGGCTCGGGCTGCTCGCAGTCGCCTGTGCTTCGGCGCTGGTGTTCTTCCATCTGCCGCTGCCTTGGGACAGCGAAGACCCGCTGGTGCTGCCGCCGATCTATCTGTTCGGCGTCTGGCTCTCGATCGTGCTCGCGATCGGCGTCACCTCGCTCTACGCATTCCAGGCGACCGAGGAGGCGCGCAAACTTTCCGATGCGCTGGCCGCAACCGAACTGGTGCTGACGCGCGAGCAGCATCTGACCCAGCTCGACGGCCTCGCCGCTGCCGCCGCGCATGAACTCGGCACCCCGCTATCGACGATCTTCCTGATTTCACGGGAGCTGGAAAAGACCGTCGAAGGCAACGACCAGCTCGCCTCCGATCTGAAGACCCTGCGCGAGCAGGCGCAGCGCTGCCGCGACATCCTGGCCAAGATCACCCAGCTTTCCTCGTCCGGAGCACCGTTCGACCTCATGCCGCTGTCGACGCTCATCGAGGAAGCGGTGGCGCCGCATCGCGATTTCGGCGTCGCGATCCGGGTGCGGCTTGCTGTCGCAGCCACGCGCGAGCCGGTCGGCGCGCGGAACCCGGCGATCCTCTATGGCATCGGCAACATCCTGGAGAACGCCGTCGATTTCGCACGGACGACGGTGGATGTGAACGCATGGTGGAATGCGGATACGGTCGAAATCGTCATCTCCGATGACGGCCCCGGCATCGCGCCCGACATGCTGAAACGGATCGGCGAACCCTATTTATCGCGGCGGCGCAGCGCGGTTGAACCCCACAGCGCGCGTGCCGGGCTTGGTCTTGGCATATTCATCGCCCGTACGCTTCTGGAGCGCACCGGCGCCAGGGTCTCCTTCGCCAACCGGACCTTTCCCGATCACGGTGCCGTGGTCCGGATCGTCTGGCCGCGTGCCCGTTTCGAGACCGAGGAACCCACCGAAACCGCTGCCGGATCAGCCGATTAG
- a CDS encoding MBL fold metallo-hydrolase, giving the protein MDDKTDTQAKAGAMIVPVTLFEQNCTIIWHEPSKKAVVIDPGGDVPKILEAIKQTGVTVEKIWLTHGHIDHVGGAADLRDALQVKIEGPHIADKFLLDNVVSSGERFGMTGVRNFGPDRWLDEGDQVSIGELTFDILHCPGHSPGSVVFFNRELRFAHVGDVLFNGSVGRTDLPGGSHATLISSIKEKLLPLGDDVGFICGHGAGSSLGQERLTNPFLTDGM; this is encoded by the coding sequence ATGGATGACAAAACCGATACCCAGGCGAAGGCCGGCGCGATGATCGTGCCGGTGACGCTGTTCGAGCAGAATTGCACCATCATCTGGCACGAACCTTCCAAGAAGGCCGTGGTGATCGATCCCGGCGGGGATGTTCCCAAGATCCTGGAGGCGATCAAGCAAACCGGCGTCACGGTCGAGAAGATCTGGCTGACGCACGGCCATATCGATCATGTCGGCGGCGCCGCCGACTTGCGCGATGCGCTGCAGGTGAAAATCGAGGGCCCGCATATCGCCGACAAGTTCCTGCTCGACAACGTCGTCTCGAGCGGCGAGCGCTTCGGCATGACGGGGGTGCGCAATTTCGGGCCGGACCGCTGGCTCGACGAAGGCGATCAGGTCTCGATCGGCGAACTCACCTTCGACATCCTGCACTGCCCCGGCCACTCGCCGGGCAGCGTCGTGTTCTTCAACAGGGAATTGCGCTTCGCCCATGTCGGCGATGTCTTGTTCAACGGCTCGGTCGGACGTACCGACTTGCCCGGCGGCAGCCACGCCACGCTGATCAGTTCGATCAAGGAGAAGCTGTTGCCGCTCGGCGACGACGTCGGCTTCATCTGCGGCCATGGCGCCGGCTCCAGCCTCGGCCAGGAGCGGCTGACCAATCCGTTCCTTACCGACGGGATGTGA
- a CDS encoding ABC transporter ATP-binding protein has protein sequence MTRGDATPAQSPAAGPQGPAAIEVAHLIKLYKTTRAVDDISFRIARGSVTGLLGGNGAGKTTTIAMIMGLVLPTSGRVQVLGHAMPEQSAEVLGRMNFESPYVDMPMRLTVRQNLTIFGRLYAVENLAERIEQLASDLDLKDFLDRANGKLSAGQKTRVALAKALINQPELLLLDEPTASLDPDTADWVRQHLQDYRRTHDATILLASHNMLEVERLCDRVIIMKRGRIEDDGSPDQIMARYNRTTLEDVFLDVARGRMAEAAR, from the coding sequence ATGACAAGAGGTGATGCCACGCCAGCGCAATCGCCCGCGGCCGGGCCGCAAGGTCCCGCCGCGATCGAGGTTGCGCATCTCATAAAGCTCTACAAGACCACCCGCGCCGTCGACGATATCTCGTTCCGGATCGCGCGCGGCAGCGTCACCGGGCTGCTCGGCGGCAATGGCGCCGGCAAGACCACGACCATTGCCATGATCATGGGGCTGGTGCTGCCGACGTCGGGGCGCGTCCAGGTGCTGGGACATGCGATGCCGGAGCAGAGCGCCGAGGTGCTCGGGCGGATGAATTTCGAGAGCCCGTATGTCGACATGCCGATGCGGCTCACGGTGCGGCAGAACCTCACCATTTTCGGGCGGCTCTATGCGGTCGAGAATCTCGCCGAGCGCATCGAGCAGCTCGCCTCCGACCTCGATCTGAAGGATTTCCTCGATCGCGCGAACGGCAAGCTATCCGCCGGACAGAAGACCCGCGTCGCGCTGGCAAAAGCGCTGATCAACCAGCCCGAGCTGCTTCTGCTCGACGAGCCGACGGCCTCGCTCGACCCTGATACGGCCGACTGGGTGCGGCAGCATTTGCAGGATTATCGCAGGACCCATGACGCCACCATCCTGCTGGCCTCGCACAACATGCTGGAAGTGGAGCGGCTGTGCGACCGCGTCATCATCATGAAGCGCGGCCGCATCGAGGATGACGGCAGTCCCGACCAGATCATGGCGCGCTACAACCGGACCACGCTGGAAGACGTGTTCCTCGATGTCGCGCGCGGCCGGATGGCGGAGGCCGCGCGATGA
- a CDS encoding SulP family inorganic anion transporter, which yields MKHWIRWLPGLDTFRRYEAAWLGHDVLAGLVLAAMLVPIGIAYAEASGLPGIYGLYATIVPLFVYALFGPSRILVLGPDSALAAIILGVVVPLSGGDPIRAATLAAMMAIVSGAVCILAGIARLGFVTELLSKPIRYGYMNGIALTVLISQLPKLFGFSIDGEGSLRSLWAIAGAILEGKTNWVAFGIGLGTLMAILLLQKYQRLPGILIAVVGATAAVAALDLAARYGVTVLGPLTLGLPAFAVPWIGTADIVPVLIGGCAIAMVSFADTSVLSRAYAARLGAHVDPNQEMVGLGAANLATGLFQGFPVSSSGSRTPVAEAAGARTQLTCVVGALAIAFLLLAAPNLLQYLPNAALAAVVIAAAIGLIEVTDLKRIYRVQQWEFWLSIVCFIGVVALGVIPGIGLAIAIAIAEFLWDAWRPHSAVLGRADGVKGYHDITRYRDARQIPGLVLFRWDAPLFFANAEFFKERALDAVAKSPTPVRWLVVAAEPVTSVDVTAGDTLAELDKALHAQDIELCFAELKDPVKDKLKKFGLLAQLGENCFFPTIGAAVSGYLEVHDVEWEDWEDRAKG from the coding sequence ATGAAGCATTGGATCCGCTGGCTGCCAGGTCTCGACACCTTCCGTCGATATGAAGCGGCGTGGCTTGGGCATGATGTCCTTGCTGGGCTCGTGCTCGCGGCCATGCTGGTCCCGATTGGCATCGCCTACGCGGAGGCCTCGGGCTTGCCCGGCATCTACGGTCTCTATGCAACGATCGTACCGCTGTTTGTCTACGCATTGTTCGGTCCAAGCCGCATCCTCGTCCTGGGACCGGACTCGGCTCTTGCAGCCATCATCCTTGGCGTTGTCGTTCCACTGTCTGGTGGCGATCCCATCCGCGCCGCAACCCTGGCCGCCATGATGGCAATCGTTTCCGGGGCGGTATGCATTCTGGCAGGCATCGCGCGCCTGGGCTTTGTGACCGAGCTGCTCTCCAAGCCGATACGCTACGGCTACATGAACGGTATTGCGTTGACCGTATTGATCAGCCAACTGCCAAAGCTGTTCGGTTTCTCGATCGATGGCGAAGGATCTTTGCGGAGCTTGTGGGCGATCGCCGGTGCAATCCTTGAGGGGAAGACCAACTGGGTAGCCTTCGGGATTGGGCTCGGCACGTTGATGGCTATCTTGCTGCTCCAAAAATACCAACGGCTCCCTGGCATTCTGATTGCGGTCGTCGGGGCAACGGCTGCCGTCGCTGCACTGGATCTTGCGGCGCGTTACGGCGTGACAGTTCTGGGTCCCCTTACGCTGGGTCTGCCGGCTTTCGCCGTTCCCTGGATCGGCACGGCGGACATAGTCCCGGTGCTGATCGGCGGTTGCGCGATCGCGATGGTATCTTTTGCCGATACCAGCGTGCTCTCACGGGCCTATGCCGCACGATTGGGCGCTCATGTCGATCCCAACCAGGAGATGGTGGGGCTCGGCGCGGCCAATCTCGCAACCGGTCTTTTTCAAGGTTTCCCGGTCAGCAGCAGCGGCTCGCGCACGCCTGTTGCCGAAGCCGCCGGCGCCCGCACTCAGTTGACCTGCGTCGTTGGCGCGCTTGCTATCGCTTTTCTTCTGCTGGCGGCACCAAACCTCCTTCAGTATTTGCCCAATGCAGCATTGGCCGCCGTCGTCATTGCCGCGGCGATCGGCTTGATTGAGGTCACCGACCTCAAGCGGATCTACCGCGTTCAGCAGTGGGAGTTCTGGCTATCGATCGTCTGCTTTATCGGCGTCGTCGCGCTCGGAGTGATTCCGGGAATAGGTCTGGCAATCGCCATCGCCATTGCCGAGTTTCTCTGGGACGCGTGGCGCCCGCACTCCGCCGTACTTGGTCGCGCCGACGGCGTGAAAGGTTATCATGACATCACGAGATATCGCGACGCACGCCAGATCCCCGGGCTGGTTCTGTTCCGGTGGGATGCGCCTCTGTTCTTCGCCAACGCCGAATTTTTCAAGGAGCGCGCTCTGGACGCGGTGGCGAAATCGCCGACGCCCGTACGTTGGCTGGTCGTTGCGGCGGAGCCGGTCACCAGCGTTGACGTCACCGCCGGCGATACGCTCGCCGAACTCGACAAGGCGTTGCACGCACAGGATATTGAGCTTTGTTTTGCCGAACTCAAGGATCCCGTGAAGGATAAGCTGAAGAAATTCGGATTGTTAGCGCAGCTTGGCGAGAATTGCTTCTTCCCAACCATCGGCGCAGCCGTTTCCGGCTACCTGGAAGTCCATGACGTAGAGTGGGAGGACTGGGAGGACCGAGCCAAAGGTTAG
- a CDS encoding RMD1 family protein: protein MSKASASPLVGPRTTVRAFFVSDRLNTSGLERGDVLATTPLAFRVNENGVAILFRYGVVVLIGLNALEEEEFLRGLDKRMTGKFTRRDEEIAIIELAPEREDQIPPGGPICLQSLSAERLILIGEALAKSVVLARHEREVASVFDTTEPFARELAQSGRMRGSRRSILKNIGNALLVRHRVSGPVEVEEKPDVLWDKPHLERLYARLEDEYELKERSESLNGKLAVIAESAQVLTDIIDTRRSLRLEVIIVLLILFEVLVTIYQLAMGRHP, encoded by the coding sequence ATGAGCAAGGCTTCTGCATCGCCGCTGGTCGGGCCTCGCACCACGGTTCGCGCCTTCTTTGTCAGCGATCGGCTGAATACGTCGGGCCTCGAGCGCGGCGATGTCCTTGCCACCACACCGCTTGCGTTTCGCGTCAATGAGAATGGCGTCGCGATTCTCTTCCGCTATGGCGTGGTGGTCCTGATCGGACTGAATGCGCTGGAAGAGGAGGAATTCCTTCGCGGTCTCGATAAGCGCATGACCGGGAAGTTTACAAGACGTGACGAGGAAATCGCCATCATCGAGCTGGCCCCGGAAAGGGAGGACCAGATTCCGCCCGGCGGCCCCATCTGCCTGCAAAGCCTTTCGGCCGAGCGGTTGATTCTGATCGGCGAGGCGCTGGCGAAGAGCGTCGTTCTGGCTCGGCACGAACGCGAGGTTGCCAGCGTCTTCGACACGACCGAACCGTTCGCGCGGGAATTGGCACAGAGCGGGCGTATGCGCGGCAGCCGTCGCTCGATCCTGAAAAATATCGGCAACGCGCTTCTGGTACGGCATCGGGTGTCGGGGCCGGTCGAGGTGGAAGAGAAACCCGACGTGCTCTGGGACAAGCCGCATCTGGAGCGGCTGTATGCCCGGCTGGAGGACGAGTACGAGCTCAAGGAGCGATCGGAATCGCTCAACGGCAAGCTCGCCGTGATCGCCGAGAGCGCGCAGGTGTTGACCGATATCATCGACACCCGTCGCTCGCTTCGGCTCGAAGTGATTATCGTGCTCCTGATCCTGTTCGAGGTTCTGGTGACGATCTACCAGCTTGCGATGGGCCGGCACCCCTGA
- a CDS encoding MmcB family DNA repair protein, translating to MESPARQISLVPAPDRRQSETALAIARGTARLLRSLGFSCVSELPLPSGRRADLVALNEKGEIWIVEIKSSVEDLRADQKWQDYRMHCDRLFFAFTQDLPCEIFPEDTGLIIADAYGAHLHCEAPEHRLPAATRKSMTVRFAMAAAQRINRLVDPQGHGEF from the coding sequence ATGGAATCACCCGCCCGCCAGATCAGCCTTGTGCCCGCGCCGGACCGCCGCCAGTCCGAGACGGCGCTGGCGATCGCGCGCGGCACCGCGCGGCTGCTACGGTCGCTCGGCTTTTCCTGCGTCAGCGAATTGCCGCTGCCGTCGGGCCGGCGCGCCGATCTGGTGGCGCTGAACGAGAAGGGCGAGATCTGGATCGTCGAGATCAAGTCGTCGGTCGAAGATCTGCGCGCCGACCAGAAATGGCAGGACTACCGGATGCATTGCGACCGGCTGTTCTTTGCCTTCACGCAGGATCTGCCGTGCGAGATTTTCCCAGAGGACACCGGCCTGATCATCGCCGACGCCTATGGCGCACACCTGCATTGCGAGGCGCCCGAACATCGCCTGCCGGCGGCCACGCGCAAATCGATGACGGTGCGCTTTGCGATGGCGGCTGCGCAACGGATCAACCGGTTGGTCGATCCGCAGGGGCATGGAGAGTTTTAG
- a CDS encoding polyhydroxyalkanoate depolymerase: MPIGEFGGAPPLVAEGSPALTTPMYWMYEMGHASLNPARAVTDATKILFQNPLNPWSHTQFGKSIAAACELFERTTRRYGKPEWGLDFTEVNGIQTPVEVRSIWEKPFCRLLHFDRKLTRPLRAPHPRVLIVAPMSGHYATLLRGTVEAFLPTHEVYITDWSDARMVPLTEGRFDLDDYVDYVIEMLHVLGGNMHVIAVCQPSVPVVAAVSVMEAARDPFVPLSMTLMGGPIDTRRNPTSVNNLAEQRGIEWFRNHVITKVPFPHPGVMRDVYPGFLQLSGFITMNLDRHTDAHKALFNNLVKGDGDMVDKHREFYDEYLAVMDLTAEYYLQTVDLVFVKHALPKGEMTHRGKPVDPSKIRRVALMTVEGENDDISGLGQTEATHALCPHIPDHRRVHYVQKGVGHYGVFNGSRFRSEIVPRISDFMMSSATTMMSAADTKTSAAKTKPTLVRAAE; encoded by the coding sequence ATGCCGATTGGTGAGTTTGGCGGCGCACCGCCGCTGGTGGCCGAAGGCAGTCCGGCGCTCACGACGCCGATGTACTGGATGTACGAAATGGGCCACGCGTCGCTCAATCCGGCACGCGCCGTGACCGACGCCACCAAGATCCTGTTTCAAAACCCGCTTAATCCGTGGTCGCACACGCAGTTCGGCAAATCGATCGCGGCGGCCTGCGAATTGTTCGAGCGCACCACGCGCCGCTACGGCAAGCCCGAATGGGGTCTCGACTTCACCGAGGTCAACGGCATCCAGACGCCCGTCGAGGTCCGCTCGATCTGGGAAAAACCGTTCTGCCGTTTGCTGCACTTCGATCGCAAGCTGACCCGGCCGCTGCGCGCGCCGCATCCGCGCGTCTTGATCGTGGCGCCGATGTCCGGCCATTACGCGACGCTGCTGCGCGGCACGGTCGAGGCGTTCCTGCCGACGCATGAAGTCTACATCACCGACTGGTCGGATGCGCGCATGGTTCCCCTCACCGAGGGCCGTTTCGATCTCGACGACTATGTCGATTACGTCATCGAGATGCTGCACGTGCTGGGCGGCAACATGCACGTGATCGCAGTGTGCCAGCCATCGGTGCCGGTGGTGGCGGCAGTCTCCGTGATGGAAGCCGCACGCGATCCCTTCGTGCCGCTGTCGATGACCTTGATGGGCGGCCCGATCGATACCCGCCGCAACCCGACCTCGGTGAACAACCTTGCCGAACAGCGCGGCATCGAATGGTTCCGCAACCACGTCATCACCAAGGTGCCGTTCCCGCATCCCGGCGTGATGCGCGACGTCTATCCGGGCTTTTTGCAGCTCTCGGGCTTCATCACCATGAACCTCGACCGCCACACCGACGCGCACAAGGCGCTGTTCAACAATCTGGTGAAGGGCGACGGCGACATGGTCGACAAGCACCGCGAATTCTACGACGAGTACCTCGCGGTAATGGATCTGACGGCCGAGTATTACCTGCAGACCGTCGATCTCGTGTTCGTCAAGCACGCGCTGCCCAAGGGCGAGATGACCCATCGCGGCAAGCCGGTCGATCCGTCAAAGATCCGGCGCGTGGCGCTGATGACGGTGGAAGGTGAGAACGACGACATCTCCGGGCTTGGCCAGACCGAAGCGACGCACGCGCTGTGCCCCCATATTCCCGATCATCGCCGCGTGCACTACGTGCAAAAGGGCGTCGGACATTACGGCGTGTTCAACGGATCGCGATTCCGTTCCGAAATCGTGCCGCGCATCTCCGATTTCATGATGTCGTCGGCCACTACCATGATGTCAGCGGCTGATACGAAGACATCAGCAGCCAAGACCAAGCCAACATTGGTCCGTGCAGCCGAATAG